A portion of the Edaphobacter lichenicola genome contains these proteins:
- a CDS encoding LysR family transcriptional regulator encodes MYDWAELRHFRYLLAILERQGFRAAAEHLHTAQPNLSVQARQFQENASIRLFQKMKSGRIRPTETGTAFISLARLLLDTRDEVIDALISIERGEISTVRFGCAPLVDQNLFRGFCDLHKEILPDCSIRKTHADPAQLADEVESGTVDAAIVTLPIRRPDLRVEEIRTDRLVACLRRDNPLARKAALDPVDLQENLAVLYHPVRHPDAHELLLEMLAKTGVKVEEYSVASHPSEMQMLVKEGHGFTLIREGTPLDSELTTRPIAGVDWNVNTAVVYHKQRHPKTVPLLIKKLKRQSRSEAKVGGPMGSSATPQITSIRKPPRSTSSEPIQLPLLRERTENSRDDAQ; translated from the coding sequence ATGTACGATTGGGCCGAGCTTCGTCACTTCCGATATCTCCTCGCGATACTTGAAAGACAAGGATTTCGGGCCGCTGCTGAACATCTTCACACCGCACAACCTAACCTCAGCGTGCAAGCCAGACAATTTCAGGAGAACGCTTCCATTCGCCTGTTCCAGAAGATGAAGAGTGGGCGCATCCGACCAACTGAGACTGGAACTGCCTTCATCTCTTTAGCTCGTCTGCTGCTGGATACCCGCGATGAGGTAATCGACGCCCTAATTTCGATAGAGCGCGGCGAGATTAGCACTGTTCGCTTCGGGTGCGCGCCTCTTGTCGACCAAAACCTATTTCGTGGTTTCTGTGACCTCCACAAGGAGATCTTGCCAGACTGTTCGATCCGAAAGACACATGCAGACCCCGCCCAGCTTGCAGATGAAGTCGAAAGCGGGACGGTCGATGCCGCGATTGTGACGTTGCCTATTAGACGTCCGGACCTGCGGGTTGAGGAGATACGGACAGATCGCCTCGTTGCCTGTCTAAGGCGCGATAATCCACTCGCCCGTAAGGCTGCTCTGGATCCCGTCGATCTGCAGGAGAACCTGGCCGTGCTCTACCACCCTGTGCGCCATCCTGACGCGCATGAGTTGCTGCTGGAGATGCTAGCTAAGACCGGCGTTAAGGTCGAAGAATATTCTGTCGCATCGCACCCATCGGAGATGCAAATGTTGGTGAAGGAGGGGCACGGCTTTACGTTGATTCGCGAGGGAACTCCGCTTGATAGTGAGCTGACAACAAGGCCGATTGCAGGAGTGGATTGGAACGTCAACACAGCGGTTGTCTACCACAAGCAACGACATCCTAAAACTGTCCCCCTTCTAATCAAGAAGTTGAAGAGGCAATCTAGGAGTGAAGCGAAAGTAGGCGGCCCGATGGGGTCATCTGCTACTCCACAAATCACCTCAATTCGGAAGCCTCCTCGATCAACAAGCAGTGAACCGATCCAATTGCCACTCTTGAGAGAACGCACTGAGAACTCGAGAGATGACGCGCAGTGA
- a CDS encoding type II toxin-antitoxin system VapC family toxin: protein MTARTRYLLDTNILSETRKKRAEERVLSFLSSSAPSALYLSCLSIGELKKGVALKMKTDPASAKAIAGWLNGLEMNFADRILGVDLASTKLWGEWSAQRPRPVVDTLLAATAVVHDLVFVTRNEYDVQDLPVKVFNPWRNDPE, encoded by the coding sequence GTGACTGCTCGAACCCGATATCTTCTCGATACTAATATTCTTTCCGAGACCCGCAAAAAGCGCGCGGAGGAACGAGTTCTATCATTTCTCTCAAGTTCGGCTCCAAGTGCTTTGTATTTGAGTTGCCTCTCGATAGGGGAGCTCAAGAAGGGCGTTGCCCTCAAGATGAAAACCGATCCGGCGTCAGCCAAGGCGATTGCGGGATGGCTCAACGGACTTGAGATGAACTTTGCGGATCGAATCTTGGGTGTGGACTTAGCCAGCACTAAACTCTGGGGGGAATGGTCAGCCCAACGGCCTCGGCCAGTTGTCGATACGCTCCTCGCCGCAACGGCGGTAGTCCACGATTTGGTATTCGTCACGCGCAACGAATACGATGTTCAGGACCTTCCAGTTAAAGTATTCAATCCATGGCGGAATGATCCCGAATAG
- a CDS encoding type II toxin-antitoxin system Phd/YefM family antitoxin: protein MTKWQVQEAKAHLSELIEEADKKGPQIITRHGSEQAVVLSITDYRALTVQRANLKDYLLGGPKVDNFDVKRSRDKGRKIRL, encoded by the coding sequence ATGACGAAGTGGCAGGTTCAGGAAGCGAAAGCACATTTAAGCGAGCTGATCGAAGAGGCTGATAAGAAGGGGCCGCAGATCATTACGCGTCACGGCTCTGAGCAGGCTGTCGTACTTTCAATTACGGACTACAGAGCGCTCACTGTGCAGCGGGCTAACCTCAAGGATTACTTGTTGGGCGGTCCAAAGGTAGATAATTTCGATGTCAAGCGCAGCCGCGATAAAGGTCGAAAGATTCGCCTGTGA
- a CDS encoding helix-turn-helix domain-containing protein has translation MSQQNLADLCELSVEQISNIERGKSWTGEVSLALLATAFDVSQKDLLDYAENDAFIKAGGLRWRSSRKSEFIVRKGKVQVTFPRKRRG, from the coding sequence ATGAGCCAGCAGAACCTTGCCGACCTGTGCGAATTGTCGGTAGAACAAATCTCTAACATCGAGCGGGGAAAGAGCTGGACCGGGGAGGTGAGTTTGGCCCTTCTGGCAACTGCATTCGACGTATCGCAGAAGGACCTTCTCGACTACGCAGAGAATGATGCATTCATCAAGGCAGGTGGCCTCAGGTGGCGTTCTTCCAGAAAGAGCGAGTTCATTGTTCGAAAGGGAAAGGTTCAGGTTACCTTTCCAAGGAAGCGAAGGGGATAA
- a CDS encoding helix-turn-helix domain-containing protein: protein MFYSLPLEDTATVATLRKQFGKKLRAIRKRHNRTQEQFAELLDISVDFLSLIERGLNAPSFESIESFSITLGIPVRDFFDFSPDPQPKP, encoded by the coding sequence GTGTTTTATAGCTTGCCTCTGGAAGACACTGCGACAGTGGCTACGCTCCGTAAGCAATTCGGTAAAAAGTTAAGAGCTATTCGGAAGCGCCACAACCGAACTCAAGAACAGTTTGCTGAACTGCTAGACATATCTGTTGACTTTCTTAGTTTGATTGAACGTGGCTTGAATGCACCTTCCTTTGAATCGATTGAATCCTTCTCGATAACACTTGGCATTCCTGTGCGGGACTTCTTCGATTTCTCTCCTGATCCGCAGCCGAAGCCATAG
- a CDS encoding RNA polymerase sigma factor: MNPEAMAFLLAIDPVAVETDSATSRAGLRTADIVATPNSIQESSDEDLLLQVGGGNKEALSVLFRRHARTVHNVARRILKDDSEAEDLLQDLFLFIFQKARTFDRTKASASSWIIQMAYHRAIDRRRYLGFRQHYNAEELDEDRLAHRCGEILIDKLAAQDLLNKLRNELSADQRLTLELHFFEGYTFQEIAEKRGQTLGNIRNHYYRGLERLRSHIFAGKQVK, encoded by the coding sequence ATGAATCCTGAAGCCATGGCCTTCTTACTAGCTATCGATCCGGTAGCGGTCGAGACTGATTCCGCTACGTCCAGGGCCGGTCTTCGAACCGCAGACATCGTTGCGACCCCTAACTCTATCCAGGAGAGTTCAGACGAAGATCTCTTGCTCCAAGTTGGTGGTGGGAACAAAGAAGCGCTCTCAGTTCTTTTTCGTAGGCATGCTCGCACGGTGCACAACGTTGCACGAAGAATTCTCAAGGACGACTCCGAGGCCGAAGACCTCTTACAGGATCTCTTTCTCTTCATCTTTCAGAAAGCGCGAACCTTTGATCGGACAAAGGCTTCAGCGTCCTCGTGGATTATCCAGATGGCGTACCACCGCGCCATCGACCGCCGGCGATATCTGGGCTTTCGCCAGCACTACAATGCTGAGGAACTCGATGAAGATCGATTGGCACATCGCTGCGGAGAGATTTTGATCGATAAGCTTGCAGCCCAGGACCTCCTGAACAAGCTCCGGAACGAACTTTCTGCAGACCAGCGACTGACCTTGGAATTACACTTTTTCGAGGGATATACCTTTCAGGAGATCGCGGAAAAGAGGGGCCAGACGCTTGGGAATATTCGAAATCACTACTACCGCGGACTGGAGCGACTTCGCTCCCATATCTTCGCCGGGAAGCAAGTAAAGTGA
- a CDS encoding anti-sigma factor, with translation MNPQWHDEFVALCALFPSGELTEEEWALLQVHLAYCESCRTVFDQYQQIISDVIPVMAASAAAAPWAEPEASSFSLEAAEKRLLSRLHRGPVEQTLMPQNVRWKLPAALIAACVAAISSLIGLSLHHSKGRPASQSASVVDVAGGPRTLPESESNNELKSQLDISQRKVAELQQQVSSTEDRYRQSTSTATNMEQQLEAEKNERNKMSDERDALSQQLSAAQTELQSLRSKSATFNVDSSQQAAQTEALEAKLHEASLALDEKDRMLALDKEFLAHDREIRDLIGARDLYIADIYDVAQNGKTNKPFGRIFYTKDKSLVFYGYDLDKQSGLKQSVAFQAWGSSDDKQNVSLGIFYQDDTHKRWVLRFNDTKTLAHLNKVFVTAEPQGGSAKPTGKPLLLAYLQIQPNHP, from the coding sequence GTGAACCCTCAATGGCATGACGAGTTCGTGGCCCTATGTGCCCTCTTCCCCTCGGGGGAACTGACGGAGGAGGAGTGGGCTTTGCTGCAGGTACACCTTGCCTACTGCGAGTCTTGCCGAACGGTCTTCGATCAGTACCAGCAAATCATCTCAGATGTAATACCGGTCATGGCCGCCAGTGCGGCAGCAGCGCCGTGGGCCGAACCAGAAGCTTCCTCCTTCTCTCTGGAAGCGGCTGAGAAAAGACTCCTGAGCCGCCTGCATCGTGGGCCAGTCGAACAGACCCTAATGCCACAGAATGTGCGATGGAAGCTTCCTGCGGCACTCATCGCGGCGTGCGTCGCTGCTATATCCAGTCTGATTGGCCTGAGTCTGCATCACTCGAAGGGCCGTCCTGCTTCACAGTCAGCTTCGGTAGTCGATGTGGCTGGAGGCCCACGGACTCTTCCTGAGTCCGAGTCGAACAATGAACTCAAGTCGCAGTTAGATATTTCCCAACGCAAAGTTGCGGAACTCCAACAGCAAGTCAGCTCAACAGAGGACCGCTATCGGCAATCAACTTCAACTGCGACCAACATGGAGCAGCAATTAGAAGCGGAGAAGAACGAGCGGAACAAGATGAGTGACGAGCGGGACGCTCTCAGCCAACAGCTTTCTGCCGCGCAAACCGAGTTACAATCTCTGCGCAGCAAGTCAGCGACCTTCAATGTAGATTCGTCCCAGCAAGCAGCTCAGACAGAAGCACTGGAAGCGAAACTTCACGAGGCCAGCCTGGCTCTCGACGAAAAGGATCGTATGCTGGCGCTCGATAAGGAGTTTCTTGCGCATGATCGTGAGATCAGGGATCTGATCGGGGCGAGAGATCTTTATATCGCCGACATCTATGATGTCGCGCAGAATGGGAAGACAAATAAGCCATTCGGACGGATCTTTTATACCAAGGACAAATCGCTTGTGTTCTACGGCTACGATCTCGATAAGCAATCCGGCTTGAAGCAGTCGGTTGCCTTCCAGGCCTGGGGGAGCAGTGACGATAAACAGAACGTGAGTCTCGGGATCTTTTATCAGGACGACACGCATAAGCGATGGGTTTTGAGGTTCAACGACACTAAGACGCTCGCACACCTAAATAAGGTCTTTGTAACGGCAGAGCCACAAGGGGGAAGCGCTAAACCAACCGGGAAACCGCTTCTGCTCGCATATCTTCAAATTCAACCCAACCACCCGTAA
- a CDS encoding TonB-dependent receptor, translating into MKPLPCLLLLVLCLAPVRLLSQSTSATISGGITDTAGNFIIGANVLIVNDETGVLTSVRSNGSGMYFVPILPPGHYHLQISKQGFKTIIKPDVVLNVQTAVAINFVLPIGSTSQSITVEASSSLLNTTDATVSTVIDRKFVENIPLNGRSFQDLISMTPGVVTQSPQTQFQAPGQNGDFSVNGQRTESNSYSVDGVSGNITAGYPSGAPQSANSGSIGAATALGTTQSLVSVDALQEFRVLSSTYSAEYGRTPGGQFALVTRSGTDVLHGSAFDYLRNSYFDANDWFNDHYGLPQPALRQNDFGGTVGGPLFLPKIYRDKTFFFISYEGLRLSQPVAATIQYVPDNCMRQSAPASIQAILNAFPLQNGLDYGTCIGTNIVPSMAQFISSYSLPSNIDSTSVRVDHVINPHLAVFFRFGDTPSSTSSRSLSSLTKYTADIQTYTLGLTGQLSKSLSNEFRLGYASSDSSATSALDSFGGAVPINLAAALGIGGYSNPRPSFQLSFSGIGLSNLTTTSAANDGRQWNAVDTANLSLGKHQLKFGVDYRDIKSPLIPPSPYAFGLYVTPADVLSNSATILSILKTNAATPIFHQFSAFAQDEWRLKTNVALSLGLRWEVNPPPTEEHGDDPYTLLGDISQPSSLTLAPQGTPLWKTTWFNLAPRLGVAWTANQTRGRETVLRTGGGVFFDTDNELATQGFAGLGFSANQRFFGAAAPITPAQLDFSPSATAPYASSVVYAFPAHLQLPYTYEWNASLQQALGQSQSLTVSYVGSNGRRLITEQQLFVGAQNPEFGTIVYVPNGLTSSYQALQLQFQRSVEKGLQALASYTWSHSLDFGSNSAALPVTRGNSDFDLRNNFSTGLSWDLPNNNDGKILRVLLDQWGVDGRVVARSGFPVTLQGNYTVDPSTGSQFYGNLNLVPNQPIYLNGSQYPGRRAINPAAFAYPSGTEPGNAPRNFVRGFATNQVNLAVRRDFPVYDRLTLDFRAEAFNLLNHPNFGYIDSFLGDATFGQATQMLNQSLSTMSSLYQQGGPRSMQFALKLKF; encoded by the coding sequence ATGAAGCCACTTCCCTGCCTTCTTCTACTTGTTCTTTGTCTGGCGCCAGTCCGTCTGCTCTCTCAATCGACGAGTGCAACCATCAGTGGAGGGATAACAGACACTGCGGGCAACTTCATCATTGGCGCAAACGTCCTGATCGTGAACGATGAGACTGGCGTACTCACCTCGGTCAGATCAAACGGCTCTGGAATGTACTTCGTTCCGATCTTGCCTCCGGGGCATTACCATCTTCAGATTTCGAAACAGGGTTTTAAAACGATTATTAAGCCCGACGTCGTGCTGAACGTCCAAACCGCCGTAGCAATAAACTTTGTTCTGCCGATTGGATCGACATCCCAAAGCATCACCGTGGAGGCCAGCTCTTCGCTGCTTAACACGACGGACGCCACAGTCAGCACGGTGATTGATCGGAAATTTGTTGAAAATATCCCTCTGAACGGACGAAGCTTTCAGGACCTAATCTCCATGACACCAGGGGTTGTCACCCAAAGTCCGCAAACCCAATTCCAGGCTCCCGGTCAAAACGGAGACTTCAGCGTGAACGGGCAAAGGACGGAATCGAACAGCTACAGCGTCGATGGGGTTTCAGGAAACATCACCGCCGGCTATCCATCGGGTGCGCCGCAATCGGCCAACAGCGGCAGTATAGGCGCCGCAACCGCTCTTGGGACTACGCAAAGTCTCGTTTCGGTTGACGCCCTTCAGGAGTTTCGTGTTCTCAGCTCGACCTATTCTGCAGAATACGGTCGAACTCCAGGAGGCCAGTTCGCTCTCGTGACTCGCTCGGGAACCGATGTGTTGCATGGGAGCGCCTTCGACTACCTGCGTAACAGCTACTTCGATGCCAACGACTGGTTCAATGACCACTATGGACTGCCGCAACCGGCGCTGAGACAGAATGACTTTGGCGGAACCGTGGGCGGCCCACTTTTTCTCCCGAAGATTTATCGGGATAAGACCTTCTTCTTCATCTCTTACGAGGGGCTGCGATTGAGCCAGCCGGTAGCTGCAACCATTCAATATGTGCCCGACAACTGTATGCGTCAGAGCGCGCCTGCGTCCATTCAGGCTATCTTGAACGCATTTCCCTTGCAGAATGGGCTGGACTATGGGACATGCATTGGAACGAACATCGTGCCCAGTATGGCCCAGTTCATCTCTTCGTACTCGCTGCCCAGCAACATCGACTCAACCAGCGTTCGAGTGGATCACGTCATCAATCCGCATCTTGCCGTTTTCTTTCGTTTCGGAGACACGCCGAGCTCGACATCCTCGCGATCTCTATCGTCGTTGACCAAGTACACTGCCGATATTCAGACCTATACGCTAGGACTAACAGGTCAGCTGTCCAAATCGCTGAGCAATGAGTTCCGACTGGGATATGCCAGCTCCGATTCGAGTGCGACGTCTGCGCTTGATTCCTTTGGAGGTGCCGTACCGATCAATCTGGCGGCCGCATTGGGGATCGGCGGGTATTCCAATCCCCGTCCGTCCTTCCAGTTGTCCTTCTCGGGAATCGGTCTTTCAAACCTCACAACAACCAGCGCAGCCAATGATGGTCGTCAATGGAATGCCGTGGATACCGCCAATCTGTCGTTAGGGAAACACCAGTTGAAGTTCGGAGTCGACTATAGAGATATCAAGTCACCTTTGATTCCGCCGTCGCCCTATGCCTTCGGTCTTTATGTCACGCCGGCCGATGTACTTTCGAATAGCGCGACGATCCTATCCATCTTGAAGACCAACGCCGCAACCCCAATCTTTCACCAGTTTTCCGCCTTTGCCCAGGATGAATGGCGCTTAAAGACGAATGTGGCGCTCTCACTCGGTCTACGCTGGGAGGTCAATCCTCCACCGACTGAGGAACATGGCGATGATCCCTACACCTTGCTGGGAGATATCTCGCAACCCAGCAGTCTGACTCTCGCTCCTCAGGGCACGCCGCTCTGGAAGACGACATGGTTCAACCTGGCGCCCCGGCTCGGCGTGGCATGGACGGCGAATCAAACACGAGGGCGGGAGACGGTCCTCCGAACCGGAGGTGGAGTTTTCTTTGACACCGACAATGAACTCGCGACTCAAGGGTTTGCTGGCTTGGGATTTTCAGCTAATCAGCGGTTCTTCGGAGCCGCTGCACCTATCACACCTGCTCAACTCGACTTTTCACCCAGCGCAACTGCACCTTATGCCAGCAGTGTCGTCTACGCATTTCCTGCTCATCTCCAACTGCCATATACCTATGAATGGAATGCGAGCCTGCAACAGGCTCTTGGACAAAGTCAATCGCTGACGGTCTCCTATGTCGGATCGAACGGTCGTCGTCTCATTACCGAACAGCAGCTATTCGTAGGTGCTCAGAATCCAGAATTTGGAACGATTGTCTACGTTCCCAACGGGCTTACCTCAAGCTATCAGGCGCTACAGTTACAGTTTCAGCGATCCGTTGAAAAGGGACTTCAGGCCCTTGCCTCATACACGTGGTCGCATTCCCTGGATTTTGGATCCAACAGCGCAGCCCTTCCCGTGACGCGCGGTAACTCCGACTTCGATCTTCGGAACAACTTCTCTACCGGTCTCAGCTGGGATCTCCCCAACAATAATGACGGGAAGATCCTTCGAGTATTGCTGGATCAATGGGGGGTAGACGGCCGAGTCGTCGCCCGCAGCGGGTTTCCCGTGACCCTGCAAGGAAACTATACGGTCGATCCCTCGACCGGAAGTCAGTTCTACGGGAATCTCAATCTGGTCCCAAACCAGCCTATCTATCTGAACGGGTCTCAGTACCCAGGTCGACGCGCGATCAATCCAGCCGCATTTGCCTATCCCTCGGGGACCGAACCTGGAAATGCCCCCAGGAACTTCGTCAGGGGCTTTGCAACAAACCAGGTCAATCTGGCAGTGAGACGCGACTTCCCCGTCTATGACAGGCTCACGCTCGATTTCCGAGCGGAGGCCTTCAATCTTCTCAATCATCCGAACTTCGGTTACATCGACAGTTTCCTCGGCGATGCAACTTTCGGACAGGCCACTCAAATGTTGAATCAGAGCCTCAGCACGATGAGCTCGCTCTATCAACAAGGGGGGCCACGTTCGATGCAGTTTGCCCTCAAGCTGAAGTTTTAG
- a CDS encoding alpha/beta hydrolase family protein, with protein MKRKTNSCVMGAVFLVPLCSPGLSKRPILPADCVTVQYVVDDSYHHAVQIDPSGREVAYLVKSPNLSTNQNDIRVYLKQLTAESEGPGRLLTTGPGISQLRWLNDSQHIVALLDKELHSEIVEVDTRTSQRQVLVKRREGVTEFSIDGNGGTLVFAVPTEQAPATVDSPTQDDLTRGYRVPFQKPGSARLQQLNLLVSNRHGGGIWTAPKRISIQSPFTGTTLTSIYCQEYLRLSLSPNGRMLLISYVDTGPIPERWKLSNFVQQTVASGFPGIHLTVLYDLKTGKTSLPFETPWAHGTPLWSSDSRSFLISAQSPVGSQSEIQDQREHRGSIHLFRVHLSDGRAEEVAVHLANPVQQPLFQSSTGEVFVQTQNDEVSRFVYRSAVWQKTSSEHIPLHGLVRELATNGKYAVGDLESPTSPPELFSYSLDHQDAIRRFPLNPQFQHLSIAPAVELDWQTSTGYAVRGLLFVPPDYVRSKRYPLVIQTKPATGQFVCDSGQDHYPSFAPQPIANAGMMYLIRDGSETTEDQIANAPEGYPDGIGEAAFHMDVWDSAVAKLAADGIIDPEKVGIIGFSRSGWYTEFILSQSKTRYRAATVADNVEYSVGEYWLLHSDSTIRGWETIYGGPPYGSTLPNWLRYSISFNIDKIHTPLLMEEMGYPLPNCSK; from the coding sequence ATGAAGCGCAAAACCAATTCCTGCGTTATGGGGGCAGTGTTCCTTGTGCCGCTCTGTAGTCCGGGCCTCTCCAAGCGGCCTATACTCCCGGCTGATTGTGTCACGGTACAGTACGTTGTCGATGATTCCTATCATCATGCGGTACAGATCGACCCATCGGGCCGCGAGGTCGCCTATCTCGTAAAGTCTCCAAACTTGTCGACCAATCAGAACGACATCCGAGTTTACCTAAAACAACTCACCGCGGAATCAGAAGGTCCGGGTCGACTTCTAACCACCGGACCTGGAATATCTCAGCTACGTTGGCTTAACGACAGTCAACACATCGTGGCCCTCCTAGATAAGGAACTGCACTCTGAAATTGTTGAAGTCGATACGCGTACCTCTCAGCGTCAGGTCTTGGTCAAGCGGCGTGAAGGCGTGACAGAGTTCAGCATTGATGGCAATGGGGGCACCTTGGTGTTCGCTGTCCCAACAGAGCAGGCTCCGGCCACGGTAGATAGTCCGACGCAAGACGATCTTACGCGTGGCTATCGAGTCCCGTTCCAGAAACCTGGGTCAGCAAGACTTCAACAACTAAACCTGCTTGTCTCGAATCGCCATGGAGGGGGCATTTGGACTGCGCCGAAGAGGATTTCCATTCAGTCTCCCTTCACCGGTACAACACTCACCTCCATTTACTGTCAGGAGTACCTGCGTCTCAGCCTTTCTCCAAATGGAAGAATGTTGCTGATCTCTTACGTCGATACCGGGCCGATCCCGGAGCGTTGGAAACTCAGCAATTTCGTGCAGCAGACCGTCGCCTCTGGCTTCCCAGGTATTCACCTGACGGTTCTTTATGATCTGAAAACAGGCAAGACCTCTCTTCCCTTTGAAACACCGTGGGCTCACGGAACTCCCTTATGGTCATCCGACAGCCGATCTTTTCTCATTTCGGCTCAGTCCCCCGTCGGAAGTCAATCGGAGATACAAGATCAGCGCGAACATAGAGGATCTATCCATTTGTTTCGCGTCCACCTCTCGGACGGACGGGCGGAGGAAGTGGCAGTCCATCTGGCCAACCCTGTACAACAGCCGCTATTCCAAAGCTCCACTGGCGAGGTCTTCGTCCAGACTCAAAACGACGAGGTCTCACGGTTCGTTTATCGGAGTGCAGTTTGGCAGAAGACGTCGTCTGAGCACATTCCTTTACATGGCCTCGTGAGAGAACTGGCCACCAACGGCAAGTACGCGGTGGGAGATCTGGAATCACCGACATCTCCCCCGGAATTATTTTCGTATTCGCTTGACCATCAAGATGCTATCCGTCGATTTCCACTGAACCCTCAGTTTCAGCATCTATCGATCGCACCTGCTGTAGAACTGGATTGGCAGACGTCGACAGGATATGCAGTCCGTGGACTTCTGTTCGTCCCTCCAGACTATGTCCGAAGCAAAAGATATCCATTGGTTATTCAGACTAAGCCAGCGACTGGCCAGTTTGTATGCGACAGCGGCCAGGATCATTACCCGTCGTTCGCTCCCCAGCCTATCGCGAATGCAGGGATGATGTATTTGATTCGCGACGGATCGGAGACAACGGAAGACCAGATCGCAAATGCTCCTGAAGGGTATCCCGATGGGATAGGAGAAGCAGCCTTTCACATGGATGTTTGGGATAGTGCCGTTGCGAAACTCGCAGCGGATGGGATAATTGACCCTGAAAAAGTTGGCATAATTGGGTTCAGCCGTTCTGGGTGGTATACCGAGTTCATTCTCTCGCAGTCCAAAACTCGCTATCGCGCCGCAACGGTCGCAGATAACGTTGAGTACAGCGTGGGTGAGTATTGGCTACTGCATTCGGATAGTACGATCCGCGGATGGGAGACGATCTATGGTGGCCCCCCATATGGTTCGACCTTGCCGAATTGGTTGCGATACTCAATATCGTTCAACATAGACAAGATCCACACGCCACTGCTGATGGAGGAGATGGGTTATCCGTTGCCAAACTGTAGCAAGTAA
- a CDS encoding tyrosine-type recombinase/integrase: protein MQHILEAFGDRVADEIKPSEIDAWLGAHEWLPATKNRYKNVFGKTFKIALADGKVTGNPARLVEQRAENNARIRFLSEQEEALLRRAIKNRCPDHMEEFDIALNSGMRKSEQYSTEWPQISFKRKRIKLEGTKNGSDREIPMNKTCMSAYEGLYKRRPHDGRVHQSKFRQDLNDSRAWFERCVEDAGISNFTWHCLRHTFISRLVMKGVDLRTVQELAGHKTISMTVRYAHLAPEHNQAAVERLDSAAA, encoded by the coding sequence ATGCAGCACATTCTTGAAGCCTTCGGTGATCGGGTGGCCGACGAGATTAAACCGTCTGAGATCGACGCTTGGCTCGGTGCTCATGAATGGTTGCCAGCAACCAAGAACCGATACAAGAATGTCTTTGGGAAGACGTTCAAGATCGCCCTCGCCGATGGCAAAGTAACCGGAAACCCCGCTCGGTTGGTTGAACAGAGAGCTGAAAACAATGCCAGAATTAGATTTCTTTCCGAACAGGAAGAGGCGCTGTTACGGAGAGCGATCAAGAACCGTTGCCCGGATCACATGGAAGAGTTCGATATCGCTCTCAATTCCGGAATGCGCAAGAGTGAGCAGTACTCGACGGAGTGGCCCCAGATTTCTTTCAAGAGAAAGCGAATCAAACTTGAGGGCACGAAGAATGGCAGCGATCGGGAAATTCCGATGAACAAAACTTGCATGTCCGCTTATGAAGGGCTGTACAAGCGACGCCCCCACGATGGACGCGTGCACCAGTCAAAATTCAGGCAAGATCTCAACGATTCGAGAGCCTGGTTTGAGCGTTGTGTCGAAGATGCAGGAATCAGCAACTTCACCTGGCATTGCCTTCGACACACATTCATCAGTCGTCTGGTTATGAAAGGCGTGGACCTCCGGACTGTGCAAGAATTGGCTGGTCACAAGACGATCTCCATGACTGTACGGTATGCCCATCTCGCACCCGAACACAATCAGGCCGCAGTAGAAAGGTTGGATTCTGCAGCTGCCTGA